In the Emys orbicularis isolate rEmyOrb1 chromosome 3, rEmyOrb1.hap1, whole genome shotgun sequence genome, one interval contains:
- the TCF21 gene encoding transcription factor 21 translates to MSTGSLSDVEDLQEVEMLECDGLKMDSNKEFGTSNESNEEGSNCENASPQKGRGAPGKRKKAPTKKSPLNGVSQEGKQVQRNAANARERARMRVLSKAFSRLKTTLPWVPPDTKLSKLDTLRLASSYIAHLRQILANDKYENGYIHPVNLTWPFMVAGKPESDLKEVVNTNRLCGPTAS, encoded by the exons ATGTCCACTGGCTCGCTCAGCGATGTGGAAGACCTTCAGGAGGTGGAAATGCTGGAATGCGATGGCCTGAAAATGGATTCTAACAAAGAGTTTGGGACGTCGAACGAGAGCAACGAAGAGGGCTCCAATTGCGAGAACGCGTCCCCCCAAAAGGGGAGAGGCGCCCCAGGCAAGAGGAAAAAGGCTCCCACCAAAAAGAGCCCTTTAAATGGAGTGAGCCAAGAGGGGAAGCAAGTCCAGAGAAACGCTGCCAACGCCAGGGAGAGAGCGAGGATGAGGGTACTCAGCAAAGCTTTCTCGAGGCTTAAGACCACTTTGCCCTGGGTACCTCCAGACACCAAGCTTTCCAAACTGGACACCTTGAGACTGGCATCCAGCTACATTGCTCACCTGAGACAGATCCTGGCCAATGACAAGTACGAAAATGGTTACATTCACCCAGTCAATCTG ACTTGGCCTTTTATGGTGGCTGGCAAACCCGAGAGTGACCTGAAAGAAGTGGTGAACACAAATCGCCTGTGTGGACCTACGGCATCCTGA